In a single window of the Flavivirga spongiicola genome:
- a CDS encoding metallophosphoesterase, with amino-acid sequence MLRWIIFLVIFGIADIYAFQAFKTVSKNNWLQILYWFITVLVIGNFVFHYYGFNRSDGFSHGHAYAFGFFIALLVPKMVVLAIMVGEDIFRVPQAVFRYFTEGDTAKGNYFASRRQFISKIALGIATIPLASIIYGIYKGRYNYKVLKYTLHFEDLPEAFDGYKLTQISDIHSGSFDNMDKVNYAVDLINEQQSDLILFTGDMVNNKAEELVPYKNIFGKLKAKDGLFSVLGNHDYGDYVQWESEEAKKQNLEDLKNLQRDIGFDVLLNESRYLERNGERIALIGVENWGAGGFKTAGDLKKASSVIDKNDFKILMSHDPSHWERKVIQDDYHYHLTLSGHTHGMQFGIEIPGWFKWSPAKWRYKYWAGIYEELGQYINVNRGFGYLAFPGRVGIWPEITVIELKKGANNA; translated from the coding sequence ATGCTTCGTTGGATTATTTTTCTGGTCATTTTTGGAATCGCAGATATTTATGCTTTTCAAGCATTTAAAACGGTTTCAAAAAATAATTGGCTTCAAATACTATATTGGTTTATCACCGTTTTAGTGATAGGTAATTTTGTATTTCATTATTACGGTTTTAATAGAAGTGATGGGTTCTCTCATGGACATGCGTATGCTTTTGGGTTTTTTATAGCCTTGTTAGTGCCTAAAATGGTTGTGTTAGCTATTATGGTTGGTGAAGATATTTTTAGAGTACCACAAGCGGTTTTTAGGTATTTTACTGAAGGTGATACGGCTAAAGGAAATTATTTTGCGTCAAGACGCCAGTTTATAAGCAAGATTGCATTGGGTATTGCTACTATACCGTTAGCCTCCATTATTTATGGAATTTATAAAGGAAGGTACAATTATAAAGTATTAAAATATACGCTTCACTTTGAGGATTTACCTGAGGCTTTTGATGGCTACAAATTAACTCAAATTAGCGATATCCATTCTGGGAGTTTTGATAATATGGATAAGGTGAATTATGCAGTTGACTTAATAAACGAGCAGCAAAGCGATCTGATATTGTTTACGGGTGATATGGTAAACAACAAAGCAGAGGAATTGGTACCTTATAAAAATATTTTTGGCAAACTAAAGGCTAAGGATGGCTTGTTTTCTGTGTTAGGGAATCATGATTATGGCGATTATGTTCAATGGGAGTCTGAAGAAGCAAAAAAACAAAATTTAGAAGATTTAAAAAACCTCCAAAGAGACATAGGGTTCGATGTATTGTTGAATGAGAGTAGGTATTTAGAAAGAAATGGTGAACGCATTGCTTTGATTGGTGTCGAAAACTGGGGAGCAGGCGGATTTAAAACGGCAGGTGATTTAAAAAAAGCTTCAAGTGTTATTGATAAAAATGATTTTAAGATTTTGATGAGCCACGATCCATCTCATTGGGAAAGAAAGGTGATTCAAGACGATTATCATTATCATTTAACGTTAAGTGGCCACACCCATGGGATGCAGTTTGGTATTGAAATACCAGGATGGTTTAAGTGGAGCCCTGCAAAATGGCGTTATAAATATTGGGCAGGTATTTATGAGGAACTAGGGCAGTATATAAATGTAAATAGAGGCTTTGGGTATTTAGCATTTCCAGGGCGTGTAGGAATATGGCCAGAAATTACAGTTATAGAACTTAAAAAAGGTGCAAATAACGCATAA
- a CDS encoding thioredoxin family protein, whose protein sequence is MSKFGELIDVEIPVLLDFYTEWNDQSTAMHLVLRDVAAALGDKAKVIKIDVEKNEELAEALRVKTLPTLIIYKDGEMKWRQSGEQDANTLIGIIQQYA, encoded by the coding sequence ATGTCAAAATTTGGGGAACTTATAGATGTAGAAATTCCTGTTTTGTTAGATTTTTATACAGAATGGAATGATCAGTCAACAGCTATGCATCTTGTTTTAAGAGATGTTGCTGCAGCACTTGGTGATAAAGCTAAAGTTATAAAGATTGATGTTGAAAAGAATGAAGAACTGGCAGAAGCTTTAAGAGTGAAAACTTTACCAACACTTATTATTTATAAAGACGGCGAGATGAAATGGCGCCAAAGCGGAGAACAGGATGCCAATACACTTATAGGCATTATTCAGCAATACGCTTAA
- a CDS encoding polysaccharide deacetylase family protein has protein sequence MRYALTPVKTPLVAKKMFPNYIWDIPTTDKVLYLTFDDGPTPEITNWVLDTLKEYHAKATFFCIGNNIEKHPEIFQNILDEAHSIGNHTHNHVKGWKTKSKDYLKNIEAAQKTINNQILNNNSEIINHQSSIVNHQSSIINRQSPIINLFRPPYGQITPKQGKKLIAWGYKIIMWDVLSFDWDHTVSEETCLNNVTSKATNGSVIVFHDSVKASKNMQYTLPKTLEFFSKKGYSFKAIKSEKK, from the coding sequence ATGAGGTATGCCTTAACACCTGTAAAAACACCTTTAGTTGCTAAAAAAATGTTCCCAAATTATATTTGGGACATCCCGACAACGGATAAAGTTTTATACCTAACATTTGATGACGGTCCCACTCCAGAAATTACAAACTGGGTACTGGACACTTTAAAAGAATACCATGCAAAAGCTACTTTTTTTTGTATCGGAAATAACATTGAAAAGCACCCGGAGATCTTTCAAAACATCTTAGATGAAGCCCATAGCATTGGAAACCATACTCACAATCATGTTAAGGGCTGGAAAACTAAAAGTAAAGACTATTTAAAGAATATTGAAGCCGCACAAAAGACCATTAATAATCAAATTCTAAATAACAATTCTGAAATCATCAATCATCAATCATCAATCGTTAATCATCAATCGTCAATCATCAATCGTCAATCACCAATCATTAATCTATTTAGACCTCCTTATGGGCAGATAACTCCTAAACAAGGAAAAAAGTTAATAGCATGGGGTTACAAAATAATCATGTGGGATGTGCTGTCTTTTGATTGGGATCATACTGTTAGTGAGGAAACCTGCTTAAACAACGTTACTAGTAAAGCAACCAATGGCAGCGTTATTGTATTCCACGATAGCGTAAAAGCTTCAAAAAACATGCAGTATACACTGCCAAAAACATTAGAATTCTTTAGTAAAAAAGGGTACTCCTTTAAAGCTATAAAATCAGAAAAAAAATAG
- a CDS encoding DUF2723 domain-containing protein: MAHFNFKKWNTLLGWLSFLIALITYTLTVEPTVSFWDAGEYILTSSKLQVGHPPGAPLFQMFGAFFSIFALEPSQIGWVMNMMSAVSSAFTILFMFWTITLLLKKLVGNNGDLNKSQSMAILGSGLVGSLAFTFTDSFWFNAVETEVYAMATLIMAVLFWLGLRWEQDMNKPRGNRWLILIAFVIGLSFGVHFMGLLTIPAIGLVYYFKNYKTITVKNFILANVVSVAVLLFIFKLLAPNILKIFSVFEIFFVNTIGLPFNSGSIIAGLLLLAVIYYALRYTRQKNFVHLNTGVLCLTFVIIGFSTWLMLPIRANANVVINENNPSSARELLAYYNLEQYPETHLFYGPQFTDQYAYLDENNPYVDDKPKYEKDEAKGEYVVVNDYKNAKQNYNSKHASFLPRMWSAEHAENYMMFSGFLNFKLKPDYQMENQLRTTVSNFKNDVAQGNVDYEDYNNFLKRFKSYIDIEKPSLGSNIAYMLEYQLGYMYWRYFMWNFSGRQDDIQGRYDNHGNWITGIKPLDETLLGFSQDNLPSDVKNNKARNTYYLLPFILGILGFFFLFNKDKKLFWTMLVFFLFTGIAIQVYTNVRPFEPRERDYSVVGSFYVFALWIGFGVYAIFDTLKKYMPEKLSAPIITVACLILVPGILAANNWDDHDRSDKYTARAMAKMYLDSCAENGILFTIGDNDTFALWYAQEIEGYRTDVRVVNTSLFQTDWYIDQMKRKAYESDPIPSQLTHDLYKYGTNDYIVIEPVVKDTLEVKKFLDFAASNNPKTKYRYVLQQQGVDLNQVRNQDLNATYLPTEFLRIPVNKENALNSGIVKPEDAGKIVPYIDINIKGGALYKNRLLMLDIVANNEWKRPIYFTGGSFGDDDYIWMKDYLQLDGMCYKLVPIKTAVDRANPFDMGRVDADLMYEKVKKWDWGNSGSPDIYHDVETRKNSITYRGNLARLIEKLINEEKLDKAEEIADIAMKNMPVEYFGYYTLLEPYIGAYYEVGNKEKAQRLFKEVAKKYQENLSYYSSLKTDNQERLFEDIYTDIQRYKGLVDVLIEYDIEFAETEGDIFNNHLRSFKHFYGDQPEEELTPKVEKDIQSTDSIVPIDSTN; encoded by the coding sequence ATGGCACATTTCAACTTTAAAAAATGGAATACTCTTTTAGGTTGGTTATCTTTTTTAATAGCTCTTATCACTTACACCTTAACAGTAGAACCCACTGTAAGCTTCTGGGATGCAGGTGAATATATTTTAACATCATCTAAATTGCAAGTTGGACATCCTCCAGGAGCACCATTATTTCAAATGTTTGGTGCCTTTTTCTCAATTTTTGCTTTAGAACCTTCTCAAATTGGGTGGGTGATGAATATGATGAGCGCCGTATCTAGTGCATTCACTATTTTATTTATGTTTTGGACGATTACTTTATTGCTTAAAAAACTTGTTGGTAATAATGGAGATCTTAATAAAAGCCAATCTATGGCTATTCTAGGAAGTGGTCTGGTTGGAAGCTTAGCTTTTACATTCACAGATTCTTTTTGGTTTAATGCCGTTGAAACTGAGGTATATGCCATGGCTACCTTAATTATGGCTGTTTTATTTTGGCTAGGTTTACGTTGGGAACAAGACATGAATAAACCTCGTGGAAATCGTTGGCTTATTTTAATTGCCTTTGTTATCGGGTTATCTTTTGGGGTTCACTTTATGGGATTACTTACTATTCCTGCTATTGGTCTCGTTTATTATTTTAAAAATTATAAAACCATTACGGTTAAAAACTTCATTCTCGCCAATGTTGTTTCAGTAGCCGTTTTACTATTCATTTTTAAGCTCTTAGCTCCAAATATTCTTAAAATTTTTAGTGTTTTCGAAATCTTTTTTGTGAATACTATTGGATTACCTTTTAATTCTGGATCTATCATTGCAGGCTTATTATTATTGGCTGTTATATACTATGCATTACGTTATACCAGGCAAAAAAACTTTGTTCACTTAAATACAGGAGTCCTTTGTCTAACCTTTGTTATTATTGGGTTTTCCACATGGCTTATGCTTCCTATTCGTGCGAATGCCAATGTGGTCATTAATGAAAACAACCCATCGAGTGCTAGAGAATTACTAGCTTATTATAACTTAGAGCAATACCCTGAAACACATTTGTTTTATGGCCCCCAGTTTACAGATCAATATGCCTACCTAGATGAAAATAATCCTTATGTCGATGACAAACCAAAATATGAAAAAGACGAAGCAAAAGGTGAGTATGTTGTTGTAAACGATTATAAAAACGCGAAGCAAAATTACAACTCAAAACATGCTTCCTTTCTTCCACGTATGTGGAGTGCCGAACATGCTGAAAATTATATGATGTTTTCTGGTTTTTTAAACTTTAAGTTAAAACCGGATTATCAAATGGAAAATCAATTACGAACGACGGTTTCAAATTTTAAAAATGATGTTGCCCAAGGCAATGTAGATTACGAGGACTATAACAATTTCTTAAAACGATTTAAAAGCTATATAGATATTGAAAAACCTTCACTTGGAAGCAACATCGCTTACATGCTTGAGTATCAATTAGGGTACATGTACTGGCGTTATTTTATGTGGAACTTTTCTGGAAGACAGGACGATATTCAAGGCCGTTATGATAATCATGGAAATTGGATTACAGGTATAAAACCTTTAGATGAAACACTTTTAGGCTTCTCACAAGATAACTTACCAAGTGATGTTAAAAACAACAAAGCGAGAAACACCTATTATTTATTACCTTTTATATTAGGAATTCTTGGGTTTTTCTTTTTATTCAATAAAGATAAAAAGCTGTTTTGGACTATGCTTGTTTTTTTCCTTTTTACAGGAATAGCCATTCAAGTTTACACCAATGTACGTCCATTTGAACCTCGTGAACGCGACTACTCGGTTGTTGGCTCTTTTTATGTGTTTGCGCTTTGGATTGGTTTTGGAGTCTATGCTATTTTTGATACCTTAAAGAAATACATGCCAGAAAAATTATCAGCACCAATCATTACGGTAGCTTGTCTCATACTGGTTCCTGGTATTTTAGCTGCCAACAATTGGGATGATCATGATAGATCTGATAAATACACGGCTAGAGCTATGGCAAAAATGTATTTAGACTCTTGTGCAGAAAATGGTATATTATTTACTATTGGTGATAATGATACTTTTGCGCTTTGGTATGCTCAGGAAATTGAAGGGTACAGAACCGATGTCCGTGTTGTTAACACCAGTTTATTCCAAACCGATTGGTATATAGACCAAATGAAGCGTAAAGCATATGAAAGTGACCCTATACCATCTCAATTAACACACGATTTATACAAATACGGTACTAACGATTATATAGTCATAGAACCTGTTGTAAAAGACACTTTAGAAGTCAAGAAATTTTTAGATTTTGCTGCAAGTAATAATCCGAAAACAAAATATAGGTATGTATTACAGCAACAAGGTGTTGACCTCAACCAAGTAAGAAATCAAGATTTAAATGCCACCTATTTACCTACTGAGTTTTTAAGAATTCCTGTAAACAAAGAGAATGCTTTAAACTCTGGTATTGTAAAACCTGAAGATGCTGGTAAAATAGTACCTTATATTGATATAAATATTAAAGGAGGCGCACTTTATAAAAACAGGTTGCTTATGCTGGATATTGTTGCCAATAACGAATGGAAACGCCCCATATACTTTACAGGAGGTAGTTTTGGTGACGATGATTATATCTGGATGAAAGATTACTTACAGCTTGATGGTATGTGCTATAAATTGGTCCCTATTAAAACAGCTGTTGACAGAGCCAATCCATTTGACATGGGACGTGTAGATGCCGATCTTATGTATGAAAAGGTAAAAAAATGGGATTGGGGCAATAGTGGAAGTCCAGATATTTATCATGATGTTGAAACTCGTAAAAACTCAATAACCTATAGAGGCAATTTAGCCAGATTAATTGAAAAATTAATTAATGAGGAAAAATTGGATAAGGCAGAAGAAATAGCAGATATAGCCATGAAAAATATGCCCGTTGAATATTTTGGGTACTACACACTATTAGAACCTTATATTGGTGCCTATTACGAAGTTGGCAACAAAGAAAAGGCACAGCGTTTGTTTAAGGAGGTCGCTAAAAAATACCAAGAAAACTTAAGCTACTATAGCAGTTTAAAAACCGATAATCAAGAACGTTTATTTGAAGATATTTATACGGATATTCAGCGTTATAAAGGGCTGGTTGATGTTTTAATAGAATATGATATAGAGTTCGCCGAAACGGAAGGAGACATTTTTAACAATCATTTAAGATCATTTAAACATTTTTATGGTGATCAACCAGAAGAAGAATTAACGCCAAAAGTTGAAAAAGACATTCAGTCTACGGATAGTATCGTGCCAATAGATAGTACTAATTAA
- a CDS encoding T9SS type A sorting domain-containing protein, with the protein MKNNTLTLLFFLMTTIVFSQSKLIFSYDSASNQVERKYCEDGSCNTAKSVNKKETVSQEEEIIVNEEFDNSLAIFPNPTKGLLTIKWDQDYSHAINEIALIDLTSKIHRINYTLGNHEANIDLSSWPIGLYIVRFFLKDGTTLTKKIIKK; encoded by the coding sequence ATGAAGAACAATACGCTTACGCTTTTATTTTTTTTAATGACTACAATAGTATTTTCGCAATCAAAACTTATTTTTTCATACGATTCTGCAAGCAATCAAGTCGAAAGAAAATATTGCGAAGATGGTAGCTGCAATACTGCTAAAAGTGTTAATAAAAAAGAGACAGTTAGTCAGGAAGAAGAAATTATTGTTAATGAAGAATTCGATAACAGTTTAGCAATCTTCCCTAATCCTACAAAAGGGCTTCTAACTATTAAATGGGATCAAGATTATAGCCATGCTATTAACGAAATAGCACTTATAGACTTAACCTCTAAAATACATCGTATTAATTATACTTTGGGAAATCATGAGGCCAACATAGATTTGTCTTCATGGCCTATTGGCTTGTATATTGTAAGATTCTTTCTTAAGGACGGAACGACACTCACTAAAAAAATCATCAAAAAATAA